Proteins encoded together in one Prunus dulcis chromosome 3, ALMONDv2, whole genome shotgun sequence window:
- the LOC117621597 gene encoding probable protein phosphatase 2C 60, whose amino-acid sequence MGIYLSAPKTDKVSEDGENDKLRYGSSSMQGWRSTMEDAHAAIPDFDGSTSFFAVYDGHGGKAVANFCAKYLHQQVLKDEAYLAGDLGTSLQKAFLRMDEMMRGQRGWRELAVLGDKIDKVSGLIEGFIFSPKSVEAKSGAFNDHTDQWSSEEGPHSDFDGPNSGSTACVAIIRNNQLVVANAGDSRCVISRKGQAYNLSKDHKPDIENEKERILKAGGFIQVGRVNGSLNLARAIGDAEFKQNKHLPVERQIVTANPDVTSVEICDDDEFLVIACDGIWDCMSSQQLVDYVREQLKHESKLSVICERVFERCLAPSSGGEGCDNMTMILVQLKKPVTSAASVEDKPLTSNPSSEKDKSSAKAK is encoded by the exons ATGGGAATATATCTCAGTGCTCCCAAAACTGATAAGGTCTCAGAAGATGGTGAGAATGACAAACTTCGATACGGGTCATCCTCCATGCAAGGGTGGCGTTCGACCATGGAAGATGCT CATGCAGCTATTCCAGATTTTGACGGTTCAACATCTTTCTTTGCTGTTTATGATGGTCATGGAG GTAAAGCAGTGGCAAATTTCTGCGCCAAGTATCTCCACCAACAGGTGCTCAAGGACGAAGCATATCTAGCTGGCGATTTAGGCACTTCTCTACAGAAAGCTTTTCTCAG GATGGATGAGATGATGCGTGGACAAAGAGGCTGGAGAGAATTAGCCGTACTGGGAGATAAGATAGACAAAGTTTCTGGTCTTATAGAAGGGTTCATTTTTTCTCCCAAGAGTGTTGAAGCTAAAAGTGGTGCATTTAATGACCATACTGATCAATGGTCTTCTGAAGAG GGGCCTCACTCTGATTTTGATGGACCGAATTCTGGAAGCACAGCTTGTGTTGCTATCATCCGAAACAATCAACTTGTTGTTGCCAATGCTGGTGATTCTCGTTGTGTTATATCCAGGAAGGGTCAG GCATATAATCTGTCAAAAGATCATAAGCCTGACATTgagaatgaaaaagaaagaattctGAAGGCTGGTGGATTCATCCAAGTTGGAAGGGTCAATGGAAGTTTGAACTTGGCCAGAGCTATTG GGGATGCAGAATTCAAGCAGAACAAACATTTGCCTGTTGAAAGGCAGATCGTAACTGCCAATCCAGACGTAACTAGT GTTGAGAtttgtgatgatgatgagtttCTCGTCATAGCTTGTGATGGGATATG GGACTGCATGTCAAGCCAACAACTTGTGGACTACGTTCGGGAACAATTAAAACAT GAAAGTAAACTCTCGGTGATTTGTGAGAGAGTGTTTGAAAGGTGCTTGGCACCATCGTCTGGTGGAGAGGGGTGTGACAACATGACAATGATCTTGGTTCAGCTTAAGAAACCTGTTACTTCAGCTGCTTCTGTCGAGGACAAGCCTCTCACGTCGAATCCATCATCTGAGAAGGATAAAAGCTCAGCAAAAGCTAAATAG
- the LOC117621658 gene encoding U-box domain-containing protein 52-like translates to MARINRGNGEKREESVAVAIDKDKGSENAIKWTVDHLLTRGQPLTLLHVKHTSSSEGADSQGGGAQAQSLFLSYRSFCSKKNIKCNEVVLEDADIPKAIINYVVTNSVEILVLGTPTKSGLFRFKLTDVPSTVSKGAPDFCSVYVIGKGKVSYMRCATTTTPQKSAPRNQIQHQPTPVSETKSSASERTQYYSARSPPDADTQIKSPFTRGKASMDKSYELSSDTDISFVSSGRASIDHISPSFYDFGAEVAMPSRHSIGSEMESRSSTSSYSRNRLFDMGSPQYEISSCSIESGKSSSSSQNMDDVEAEMRRLKLELKQTMEMYSMACKEALTAKHKERELNRWKLEDEQRLEAARHAEEAALALVEREKAKCKAAIEAAEVSHRIAELEAQKRRAAEMKAFKESEEKKKALQSRAYDPRYRKYTIEEIETATNDFSQARKIGEGGYGPVYRGELDHTPVAIKVLRPDAAQGKSQFNQEVEVLSCIRHPNMVLLLGACPEYGCLVYEYMANGSLDDCLFRRGNTPVIPWQLRFRIAAEIATGLLFLHQAKPEPLVHRDLKPGNILLDHNYVSKISDVGLARLVPPSVADTVTQYHMTSTAGTFCYIDPEYQQTGMLGTKSDIYSLGVMLLQLITAKPPMGLTHHVERAIEMGTFAEMLDPAVPDWPVEEALKFAKLCLQCAEMRRKDRPDLAKVVLSELNRLRALGDESLNCVMNGAGGVFSPRQRSNTSIQDVMSGPQSGYDSQRSRSSTSSWK, encoded by the exons ATGGCAAGGATTAACAGAGGGaatggagagaagagagaagagtcCGTGGCAGTGGCCATAGACAAGGACAAAGGAAGTGAAAATGCCATCAAATGGACTGTTGATCATCTTCTCACAAGAGGCCAACCTCTCACGTTGCTGCATGTTAAGCACACATCCTCTTCTGAAGGAGCCGACAGCCAAGGTGGTGGTGCTCAAGCCCAAAGCCTGTTTCTTTCGTACCGTTCCTTTTGCTCCAAAAAGAAT ATAAAATGCAATGAAGTCGTACTCGAGGATGCTGATATTCCAAAAGCAATCATCAATTACGTTGTCACTAACTCAGTTGAGATTTTGGTTCTTGGTACACCAACAAAAAGTGGCCTTTTCAg ATTCAAACTCACAGACGTTCCAAGCACAGTGTCAAAGGGGGCACCAGATTTTTGCTCTGTTTACGTGATTGGCAAGGGAAAGGTCTCGTACATGCGATGTGCTACTACAACAACACCACAAAAATCTGCCCCACGTAATCAGATACAACACCAACCCACCCCTGTTTCTGAAACCAAATCAtcag CATCGGAGAGGACACAGTACTATTCAGCTCGTAGCCCGCCAGATGCTGACACTCAAATCAA GTCGCCATTCACAAGAGGAAAAGCTTCAATGGACAAATCGTACGAGCTCTCGTCTGATACTGATATATCATTTGTGAGTAGTGGAAGGGCAAGCATCGATCACATTTCTCCTTCTTTCTATGATTTTGGTGCGGAAGTAGCGATGCCCTCTCGGCATTCAATTGGGTCAGAAATGGAGAGCAGAAGCTCCACATCATCATACTCAAGAAACAGGCTTTTTGATATGGGGTCTCCACAATACGAAATCTCATCGTGCTCGATCGAAAGTGGAAAATCATCGTCATCATCACAGAACATG GATGATGTGGAAGCTGAGATGAGGAGGCTCAAGCTAGAGCTCAAGCAAACAATGGAGATGTACAGTATGGCCTGCAAGGAAGCACTGACAGCAAAACACAAG GAAAGGGAACTTAACCGGTGGAAATTGGAAGATGAACAAAGGTTAGAAGCGGCAAGACATGCTGAGGAAGCTGCATTGGCGCTTGTAGAGAGGGAGAAAGCCAAATGTAAGGCAGCCATCGAGGCAGCCGAAGTATCTCATAGGATTGCTGAATTGGAAGCACAAAAACGGAGGGCTGCAGAAATGAAAGCCTTTAAAGAATccgaagagaagaagaaggcacTCCAATCGAGGGCATACGATCCCAGGTACAGGAAATACACAATTGAGGAGATTGAGACCGCAACGAATGATTTCTCGCAAGCTCGCAAGATTGGGGAAGGAGGCTATGGGCCAGTTTACAGAGGTGAACTGGACCACACGCCAGTGGCAATAAAAGTTCTACGTCCAGATGCAGCTCAAGGAAAGTCGCAGTTCAACCAGGAG GTTGAAGTATTGAGCTGCATACGGCATCCAAACATGGTTCTCCTCCTTGGAGCTTGCCCAGAGTATGGTTGCTTGGTCTATGAGTACATGGCTAATGGGAGCTTGGACGATTGTCTGTTCCGGCGAGGTAACACCCCAGTTATTCCTTGGCAGCTAAGGTTCCGAATTGCTGCAGAAATTGCGACAGGgcttttgtttcttcatcAAGCCAAGCCAGAACCCCTTGTACACCGTGACCTAAAACCCGGCAACATCTTGCTAGACCATAACTATGTGAGCAAGATCAGTGATGTAGGTTTGGCTAGGCTTGTGCCTCCATCAGTAGCCGACACTGTCACTCAGTATCACATGACATCAACCGCCGGAACATTTTGCTACATCGACCCAGAGTATCAGCAAACCGGCATGCTTGGAACAAAATCTGATATTTACTCACTTGGGGTCATGCTTCTACAACTAATAACAGCCAAGCCACCAATGGGGTTGACGCATCATGTCGAACGGGCTATTGAGATGGGGACTTTCGCTGAGATGCTTGACCCTGCAGTCCCTGATTGGCCTGTTGAGGAAGCCTTGAAGTTTGCCAAGCTGTGTTTACAGTGCGCTGAAATGAGGCGAAAAGACAGACCGGATCTTGCCAAGGTTGTGCTATCTGAACTTAACAGATTGAGAGCACTTGGAGACGAGAGCTTGAATTGTGTCATGAATGGTGCTGGTGGAGTATTCTCCCCGAGACAACGCTCGAATACCTCAATACAA GATGTCATGAGTGGACCACAATCTGGATATGATAGCCAAAGGAGCCGTTCAAGCACATCATCCTGGAAATAA